In Hamadaea flava, a genomic segment contains:
- the xseA gene encoding exodeoxyribonuclease VII large subunit codes for MTSSPEEPWPVRKVSHNIGQWIGRLGWLWIDGQIAQIGRRPGMSTVFLTLRDSSADISLTVTAPRDVVAPALTDGARVVVHAKPEWYATRGTLSLRADEIRQVGEGELKARIEQLRKLLEAEGLFDPRRKRRPPFLPQRVGLITGRGSAAERDVLTNAQRRWPAIDFRVVSVAVQGVNAVTDIVGALQALDRDDSVDVIILARGGGSFEDLLPFSDEALCRAVFACRTPVISAIGHEPDTPLVDYVADVRASTPTDAAKRVVPDLSEEQRGLNVTLGRLDRAVRNRIDREQHRLDAVRSRPSLARPTALIDRLADEVTTAVERARRTVDHRLTRADAELGHTLARLRALSPSATLARGYAILQTPEGHVIRAAQEASPGDPLRVRLADGTLDVTVSG; via the coding sequence GTGACGAGCAGCCCTGAGGAACCGTGGCCGGTACGTAAGGTGAGCCACAACATCGGCCAGTGGATCGGACGCCTCGGCTGGCTCTGGATAGACGGACAAATCGCCCAGATCGGGCGGCGTCCGGGAATGAGCACCGTCTTTCTCACCCTGCGCGATTCGTCCGCGGATATCAGCCTTACGGTGACAGCCCCGCGGGATGTGGTCGCCCCGGCGCTCACCGACGGCGCCCGGGTGGTCGTCCACGCCAAGCCTGAGTGGTACGCGACGCGCGGCACCCTGTCCCTGCGTGCCGACGAGATCCGCCAGGTCGGCGAGGGCGAGTTGAAGGCGCGGATCGAGCAGCTGCGCAAACTGCTGGAGGCCGAGGGGCTGTTCGATCCCCGGCGCAAACGCCGCCCGCCGTTCCTCCCGCAGCGGGTCGGCCTGATCACCGGCCGGGGCAGCGCGGCCGAGCGAGACGTGCTGACCAACGCCCAGCGCCGCTGGCCGGCGATCGACTTCCGCGTGGTCAGCGTGGCGGTGCAGGGCGTCAACGCGGTCACCGACATCGTGGGCGCGCTACAGGCGCTGGACCGGGACGACTCGGTGGACGTGATCATCCTGGCCCGGGGCGGCGGCTCGTTCGAGGACCTGCTGCCCTTCTCCGACGAGGCGTTGTGCCGGGCGGTGTTCGCCTGCCGGACGCCGGTGATCTCGGCGATCGGCCACGAGCCCGACACTCCGCTGGTGGACTACGTCGCGGACGTCCGGGCGTCGACGCCGACCGACGCGGCCAAGCGAGTCGTGCCGGACCTGTCCGAGGAGCAGCGCGGGCTCAACGTGACGCTGGGCCGGCTCGACCGGGCCGTCCGCAACCGGATCGACCGGGAGCAGCATCGGCTCGACGCCGTGCGGTCACGGCCCAGCCTGGCCCGGCCGACCGCGCTGATCGACCGGCTCGCCGACGAGGTCACCACCGCCGTCGAACGCGCGCGGCGTACCGTCGATCATCGGCTGACCAGGGCCGATGCCGAGTTGGGTCACACGTTGGCGCGGCTGCGCGCGCTGTCCCCGTCAGCCACCCTGGCCCGGGGCTACGCGATCCTGCAGACACCCGAGGGGCACGTCATCCGCGCTGCTCAGGAGGCATCGCCGGGCGACCCGCTCCGGGTGCGGCTCGCCGACGGGACGCTGGACGTTACGGTGAGCGGATGA
- a CDS encoding exodeoxyribonuclease VII small subunit, translated as MTEESLSYEQARAELATVVEKLETGGNTLEESLSLWERGEQLAAVCQKWLDGARARLDAARAAAE; from the coding sequence ATGACTGAGGAGTCCCTCTCCTACGAGCAGGCCCGCGCCGAACTGGCCACCGTGGTGGAGAAGCTGGAGACCGGCGGTAACACGCTGGAGGAGTCGCTGTCGCTCTGGGAGCGCGGCGAGCAGCTCGCGGCGGTCTGCCAGAAGTGGCTGGACGGCGCTCGGGCCCGCCTCGACGCCGCTCGCGCCGCCGCCGAGTAG
- a CDS encoding DUF4245 domain-containing protein, with amino-acid sequence MTSSPATDSAQDEVTQTAADAGKRVRRPRDMALSLAVLFVPILLVLGVGRFLYGDSTTATVDPAVALSSAARASMSPIPQGQVPDGWKVVSAAYRDGVLRLGYLTEADKGVQLVQGSGDAAAFVRTELSASAKQEGAMEIAGADWQRWTGRPGESALVRSTGAVTVIVVGPVGEADLVKLVTAARA; translated from the coding sequence GTGACTAGCAGCCCCGCCACCGACAGTGCGCAAGACGAGGTCACCCAGACGGCCGCCGACGCCGGCAAGCGCGTACGCCGTCCCCGGGACATGGCTCTGTCGCTGGCTGTGCTGTTCGTCCCGATCCTGCTGGTTCTCGGGGTCGGGCGCTTCCTCTACGGAGATTCCACGACCGCGACGGTCGACCCGGCGGTCGCCCTGTCCAGTGCGGCCCGGGCCAGCATGTCGCCGATTCCGCAGGGTCAGGTCCCGGACGGCTGGAAGGTGGTCAGCGCGGCCTATCGGGACGGCGTCCTGCGGCTCGGCTATCTGACCGAGGCGGACAAGGGCGTACAGCTCGTGCAGGGCAGCGGCGACGCGGCCGCCTTCGTCCGGACCGAGTTGTCCGCGTCGGCCAAGCAGGAGGGCGCGATGGAGATCGCCGGGGCCGACTGGCAGCGCTGGACCGGGCGACCGGGGGAGTCGGCGCTGGTCCGGTCGACCGGGGCGGTCACGGTGATCGTCGTCGGCCCGGTCGGCGAAGCGGATCTCGTGAAGCTCGTCACAGCCGCCCGCGCCTAG
- the glpX gene encoding class II fructose-bisphosphatase — MAGTRTPQDLDRNLALDLVRVTEAAAMSAGRWVGRGDKEGGDGAAVDAMRKLINSLPMRGVVVIGEGEKDNAPMLFNGEQVGDGTGPEVDVAVDPIDGTTLMSKGMPNALAVLAVAERGAMFDPSAVFYMEKLAVGPDCADVIDINAGVSENLRRIARVKKAGLSDVTVCILDRPRHAQLVEEVRQTGARIRFISDGDIAGAISAARDQSDVDVLMGIGGTPEGITAACALKCMGGAIQAKLWPRDEAEREKALAAGHDLDRVLTTDDLVRGENIFFVATGVTSGDLVRGVRYRAGTAYTQSLVMRSKSGTIRVIDSYHRLEKISLYSVVDFDGRPLGDAEPGAL, encoded by the coding sequence ATGGCTGGTACGCGTACTCCCCAAGATCTTGACCGGAACCTCGCGCTGGATCTCGTGCGCGTCACCGAGGCGGCCGCCATGTCGGCCGGCCGCTGGGTGGGCCGCGGCGACAAGGAGGGCGGCGACGGCGCCGCCGTGGATGCCATGCGGAAGCTGATCAACTCGCTCCCGATGCGGGGCGTGGTCGTGATCGGCGAGGGCGAGAAGGACAACGCCCCGATGTTGTTCAACGGCGAGCAGGTCGGCGACGGCACCGGGCCCGAGGTGGACGTGGCGGTCGACCCGATCGACGGCACCACGCTGATGAGCAAGGGCATGCCGAACGCGCTGGCCGTGCTGGCGGTGGCCGAGCGCGGCGCGATGTTCGACCCGAGCGCCGTCTTCTACATGGAGAAGCTCGCCGTCGGCCCGGACTGCGCCGACGTCATCGACATCAACGCCGGCGTGTCGGAGAACCTGCGGCGGATCGCCCGGGTCAAGAAGGCCGGGCTGTCCGACGTCACCGTCTGCATCCTCGACCGGCCGCGGCACGCCCAGCTCGTCGAGGAGGTACGCCAGACCGGCGCCCGGATCCGGTTCATCAGCGACGGCGACATCGCCGGCGCGATCAGTGCCGCCCGGGATCAGTCCGATGTGGATGTGCTGATGGGCATCGGCGGTACGCCGGAGGGCATCACCGCCGCGTGCGCGCTCAAGTGCATGGGCGGGGCCATCCAGGCCAAGCTGTGGCCCCGGGACGAGGCCGAGCGGGAGAAGGCGCTGGCCGCCGGGCACGACCTGGATCGGGTGCTGACCACCGACGACCTCGTCCGGGGCGAGAACATCTTCTTCGTGGCGACCGGCGTCACCTCGGGCGACCTGGTCCGGGGCGTACGCTACCGCGCCGGGACGGCGTACACGCAGTCCCTGGTCATGCGGTCGAAGTCGGGCACCATCCGGGTCATCGACTCGTACCACCGGCTGGAGAAGATCAGCCTCTACTCCGTGGTGGACTTCGACGGACGCCCGTTGGGCGACGCGGAGCCCGGTGCGCTATGA
- a CDS encoding DMT family transporter, giving the protein MINKYARLGGVALAVLGGAGVAAQSRVNGALAGRLHSGVAAAVVSFGTGLIILTVALLFFKPARTGLARVRTLLRKGDLRWWECAGGACGAFLVASQGLTVGSLGVALFTVAIVAGQSVSSLLVDRAGLAPGGPRPITLTRAVGTALTVAAVVLAVSGRLSTPGALGLAILPVLAGAGSAWQQAMNGRVRQVSEGVVATTFINFLVGSAALLITFGVWSAVQGPPTGSLPGEPWYYVGGTLGIIFIAIAAALVRHIGVLLLGLGMIAGQVGGAVLLDVVAPAGGEHLDAATLAGAALTLVAVGVAAIPRVPRHA; this is encoded by the coding sequence GTGATCAACAAGTACGCGCGACTCGGCGGAGTCGCTCTCGCCGTCCTCGGCGGGGCCGGCGTCGCCGCTCAGTCCCGGGTCAACGGCGCGCTCGCCGGTCGCCTCCACAGTGGAGTGGCCGCTGCGGTCGTGTCGTTCGGCACGGGGCTGATCATCCTGACGGTCGCGCTGCTGTTCTTCAAGCCGGCCCGGACCGGGCTCGCCCGCGTACGCACCCTGCTGCGCAAGGGTGATCTGCGCTGGTGGGAGTGCGCCGGCGGGGCCTGCGGGGCGTTCCTCGTGGCCTCCCAGGGATTGACCGTCGGCTCCCTGGGCGTCGCCCTGTTCACCGTCGCGATCGTCGCCGGGCAGTCAGTGAGCAGCCTGCTCGTCGACCGGGCCGGGCTGGCGCCGGGCGGGCCGCGCCCGATCACGCTCACCCGCGCGGTCGGCACCGCGTTGACGGTGGCGGCCGTCGTCCTCGCCGTCTCCGGCCGCCTCAGTACGCCCGGCGCCCTCGGCCTGGCGATCCTGCCGGTGCTCGCCGGTGCGGGGTCGGCTTGGCAGCAGGCGATGAACGGCCGCGTACGCCAGGTCTCCGAGGGCGTCGTGGCGACCACCTTCATCAACTTCCTGGTCGGGTCGGCCGCGTTGCTGATCACCTTCGGCGTGTGGTCCGCCGTTCAGGGTCCGCCGACCGGGTCGTTGCCCGGCGAACCCTGGTACTACGTGGGCGGCACGCTCGGCATCATCTTCATCGCGATCGCCGCCGCGTTGGTCCGGCACATCGGCGTCCTGTTGCTCGGTTTGGGCATGATCGCCGGGCAGGTCGGCGGCGCGGTCCTGCTCGACGTGGTCGCTCCCGCCGGCGGCGAGCACCTCGACGCCGCGACGCTCGCGGGTGCCGCATTGACGCTGGTCGCAGTGGGAGTCGCGGCGATTCCACGGGTTCCCCGACATGCCTGA
- a CDS encoding TetR/AcrR family transcriptional regulator, whose product MTAASPRTRGRAETIAEIKAIAKRHLASDGTNLSLRAVTRELGMVSSAVYRYFASRDELLTALQIDAYNELGDAIDAADGSVPTNEHRGRWIAVGRELRTWADAHQPEWALLYGPPAPGYKAPDETVEPSMRPIRVAGQILADAVAAGVLRPAPGERLSRTTREEVARLRETFFPVLPEPVVFRLLTAWATVFGSIGFELFGRSGPPLLDPAAILEHQLTEMADYMGLR is encoded by the coding sequence ATGACAGCCGCATCACCCCGTACTCGCGGGCGCGCCGAGACGATCGCCGAGATCAAGGCGATCGCCAAACGCCATCTCGCGTCGGACGGCACGAACCTCTCGCTCCGGGCGGTCACCCGGGAGCTGGGCATGGTCTCCTCGGCGGTCTACCGGTACTTCGCCAGCCGCGACGAACTTCTGACGGCGCTCCAGATCGACGCGTACAACGAGCTGGGCGACGCGATCGACGCCGCCGACGGCTCGGTGCCCACGAACGAGCACAGAGGACGCTGGATCGCCGTCGGCCGCGAGCTGCGTACCTGGGCCGACGCCCACCAGCCCGAATGGGCGCTGCTCTATGGCCCGCCCGCGCCCGGCTACAAGGCTCCCGACGAGACGGTCGAGCCGTCGATGCGCCCGATCCGGGTGGCCGGGCAGATCCTGGCCGACGCCGTCGCGGCGGGTGTACTGCGGCCGGCCCCCGGCGAGCGGCTTTCCCGCACGACCCGCGAGGAGGTGGCCCGGCTTCGCGAGACCTTCTTCCCGGTACTGCCTGAGCCGGTCGTGTTCCGCCTGCTCACGGCGTGGGCGACGGTGTTCGGCTCGATCGGCTTCGAGCTGTTCGGCCGCTCCGGCCCGCCGCTGCTCGACCCGGCCGCCATCCTGGAGCACCAGCTCACCGAGATGGCCGACTACATGGGCCTCCGCTAG
- a CDS encoding NAD(P)/FAD-dependent oxidoreductase encodes MSDIDVAIIGAGPTGLFAAYYAGFRGLSTVVVDALPEPGGQITAMYPEKLIFDVAGFPAIRGRELVANLVEQAAQYSPIYRLGAQAGALTYAGERPVLSLSDGESYTCGAVIITGGLGSFKPRPLPAADVFTGEGIVYFVPHLADLAGHDVVIVGGGDSAFDWALALHDIAASVTLVHRRDKFRAHAATVDRVRETPVSILVNSQVTKIVGNGVVEAVEISGPDGTRTHKATVIVAALGFTADLGPIGTWGLTLDKRHITVDSTMATNLPRVFAAGDIVEYPGKVRLIATGFGEAATAVNNAAVAVNPEAHLFPGHSSGGSAD; translated from the coding sequence ATGAGCGACATCGATGTGGCGATCATCGGGGCCGGCCCGACCGGGCTCTTCGCCGCGTACTACGCGGGCTTCCGCGGTCTGTCGACGGTCGTGGTCGACGCCCTGCCCGAGCCCGGCGGTCAGATCACCGCGATGTACCCCGAGAAGCTCATCTTCGATGTCGCCGGCTTCCCCGCCATCCGGGGCCGGGAGCTGGTCGCCAACCTCGTCGAGCAGGCGGCGCAGTACTCGCCGATCTATCGGCTCGGCGCGCAGGCCGGCGCCCTGACGTACGCGGGGGAGCGGCCGGTCCTCAGCCTCAGCGACGGCGAGTCCTACACCTGCGGTGCGGTGATCATCACCGGTGGGCTCGGGTCGTTCAAGCCGCGCCCGTTGCCCGCCGCCGACGTGTTCACCGGCGAGGGCATCGTCTACTTCGTCCCGCACCTGGCCGACCTGGCCGGGCACGACGTCGTCATCGTCGGCGGCGGCGACTCCGCGTTCGACTGGGCGCTCGCGTTGCACGACATCGCGGCCAGCGTCACCCTGGTGCACCGCCGGGACAAGTTCCGTGCGCACGCCGCCACCGTGGACCGCGTACGCGAGACGCCGGTGAGCATCCTGGTCAACTCGCAGGTGACGAAGATCGTCGGCAACGGAGTCGTCGAAGCGGTCGAGATCAGCGGGCCCGACGGCACGCGTACCCATAAGGCGACGGTGATCGTCGCGGCGCTGGGCTTCACCGCCGACCTGGGCCCGATCGGCACCTGGGGATTGACCCTGGACAAGCGGCACATCACGGTCGATTCCACGATGGCGACGAACCTGCCACGGGTCTTCGCGGCGGGCGACATCGTGGAGTACCCCGGGAAGGTCCGGCTGATCGCGACCGGGTTCGGCGAGGCCGCGACCGCGGTCAACAACGCCGCGGTGGCCGTCAACCCGGAGGCGCACCTGTTCCCCGGCCACTCGTCCGGCGGCTCCGCCGACTAG
- a CDS encoding S1 family peptidase — MRRLTSWILAAALLGLLTPVPAYATADRRHRAEVVGGVLARGEDFPWVVHLSVSCAGALIRPQFVLTAAHCAGATGKNTKIRVTAGSHDLKDPHATVVNSVYVHRAPGFSGVTEGRDWAVIKLRDPLNLPTLRLSGGGDDFGTFTIMGWGTTSENSFAAQRRLRTAKVPLVADATCAAAYAKAGYEFRPDEMICAGDVRRGGVDTCQGDSGGPMVKRAHDGQFVEIGIVSFGVGCARKAYPGVYTEVSHFADAIRKTMDDLDRVP, encoded by the coding sequence ATGCGACGGTTGACCAGCTGGATCCTGGCCGCGGCTCTGCTCGGGCTGCTCACTCCCGTCCCGGCGTACGCCACCGCCGATCGACGGCACCGGGCGGAGGTCGTCGGCGGAGTCCTGGCCCGGGGCGAGGACTTTCCCTGGGTCGTCCACCTGTCGGTGTCCTGTGCCGGGGCGTTGATCCGGCCGCAGTTCGTGCTCACGGCCGCGCACTGCGCCGGGGCGACCGGGAAGAACACCAAGATCCGGGTGACGGCTGGGTCGCACGACCTCAAGGACCCGCACGCCACCGTGGTGAACAGCGTCTACGTGCATCGGGCGCCCGGTTTCAGCGGCGTCACCGAGGGGCGGGACTGGGCCGTGATCAAGCTGCGCGACCCGCTGAACCTGCCGACGCTCCGGCTCAGCGGAGGCGGCGACGACTTCGGCACCTTCACCATCATGGGCTGGGGGACGACCAGCGAGAACTCGTTCGCCGCCCAGCGGCGGCTGCGGACGGCGAAAGTGCCGCTGGTCGCCGACGCCACCTGCGCCGCCGCGTACGCCAAGGCCGGGTACGAGTTCCGCCCGGACGAGATGATCTGCGCGGGCGACGTCCGCCGCGGCGGCGTGGACACCTGTCAGGGCGACTCCGGCGGCCCGATGGTGAAACGTGCCCATGACGGGCAGTTCGTCGAGATCGGCATCGTCAGCTTCGGCGTCGGCTGCGCTCGCAAGGCGTACCCGGGGGTCTACACCGAGGTCTCACATTTCGCCGATGCCATCCGGAAGACCATGGACGACCTCGATCGAGTGCCCTAG
- a CDS encoding LuxR C-terminal-related transcriptional regulator: MLTALGLAEDEERLYRTLVTLPGPVAAADLEAGAGLPAAVVAGLLGSLTARGLVLFEDNGYAVAPPAVALGALLRQQRDDLRSAETELVALAEAHRLATIGRTAGDVIEVITGTDAVRQRFAQVQHAARIEVRSMVVPNLTVVPPGENSAEPVSMARGVRYRVIVDRAFLEMAGGHQIIAEALEEGEEVRFVDKVPIKMIIADRELGMLPLLQDQNTAPASVLVQASGVLDAMIALYEEVWQRARPVRVRPDATVGIEAGDDLEDVDRQILMLLLAGLTDHAIAGSLALSARTVQRRIRHLMDLAGVTTRVQLGFHAARKDWA; this comes from the coding sequence ATGCTCACCGCGCTGGGCCTCGCCGAGGACGAGGAGCGGCTCTACCGCACGCTGGTCACCCTCCCCGGCCCGGTCGCCGCCGCGGACCTCGAAGCCGGTGCCGGTCTCCCGGCCGCCGTCGTGGCCGGTCTCCTCGGCTCACTCACCGCCCGTGGGCTCGTGCTCTTCGAGGACAACGGGTACGCCGTCGCACCGCCCGCCGTCGCGTTGGGTGCGTTGCTGCGCCAGCAGCGGGACGACCTCCGCTCCGCCGAGACCGAACTCGTGGCGCTGGCCGAGGCCCATCGGCTCGCCACGATCGGGCGTACGGCGGGTGACGTGATCGAGGTGATCACCGGAACCGACGCCGTCCGCCAGCGGTTCGCCCAGGTGCAGCACGCCGCCCGGATCGAGGTCCGGTCCATGGTGGTGCCCAACTTGACCGTCGTGCCGCCGGGCGAGAACTCGGCCGAACCGGTGTCGATGGCCCGGGGCGTGCGCTATCGCGTCATCGTCGACCGGGCCTTCCTGGAGATGGCCGGCGGCCACCAGATCATCGCCGAGGCGCTGGAGGAAGGCGAAGAGGTCCGGTTCGTCGACAAGGTGCCGATCAAGATGATCATCGCCGACCGCGAACTGGGCATGCTGCCCCTCCTGCAGGATCAGAACACCGCGCCCGCCTCCGTGCTCGTGCAGGCCAGCGGCGTACTCGACGCCATGATCGCGCTCTATGAAGAGGTCTGGCAGCGCGCCCGGCCGGTGCGCGTACGCCCCGACGCCACGGTCGGCATCGAGGCCGGCGACGACCTGGAGGACGTCGACCGCCAGATCCTCATGCTGCTGCTGGCCGGGCTCACCGATCACGCCATCGCCGGGAGCCTGGCGCTGTCGGCCCGGACGGTGCAGCGGCGCATCCGGCACCTCATGGATCTGGCCGGGGTGACCACCCGAGTCCAGCTCGGCTTCCACGCCGCCCGCAAGGACTGGGCCTAG